The Ascaphus truei isolate aAscTru1 chromosome 3, aAscTru1.hap1, whole genome shotgun sequence genome includes a region encoding these proteins:
- the LOC142490500 gene encoding cystatin-A-like produces the protein MSAPGGMTSVKPATTEIQQICDQIKPQVVQKDGRNFEKFKAEQYATQVVAGINYFIKVDVGCEEFLHLRIFKDLKGELHLTSYQKCKSKSSPLSYF, from the exons ATGAGTGCCCCTGGAGGAATGACTTCTGTAAAGCCAGCGACCACCGAAATCCAGCAGATCTGTGACCAG ATAAAGCCACAGGTCGTGCAGAAGGATGGGAGAAACTTTGAAAAGTTTAAAGCCGAGCAGTATGCCACTCAGGTTGTGGCTGGAATTAACTACTTTATTAAG GTTGATGTGGGTTGTGAGGAATTCCTGCATCTTCGCATCTTCAAGGATCTGAAAGGAGAACTTCACCTCACCAGCTACCAGAAATGCAAAAGCAAGAGTTCCCCTCTCAGCTACTTCTAA